The Bifidobacterium coryneforme genome segment GCAACGCCGCGGACAATCTGGATGGCGTAATCGGGCAGGGGTGTCTGGGCCCCTGGATGGGCTATGCGCTCATCGAGCAGGGACAGGATATCCTGTCCCTTCTCATCCGCTTCGTACAGGGTGTTCAGCGCCCGCTTACGGGCTGTGGAACGTGCCATCTATTCGTACGGCTCAGTTCTCGCGGCCCAGGTAGGAACCGTCGCGGGTATCCACCTTGACCTTCTCACCCTGCCCGACGAAGAGGGGAACCTGGATTTCGGCTCCGGTCTCGACCGTGGCGGGCTTGGTACCGGCATTGGAGCGGTTGCCCTGCACACCAGGCTCCGTCTCGGTCACGGTCAGGACCACGGAGGCCGGCAATTCCACGGAAAGGGGGTTCCCGTCATGGAAGCTGATGATGCAGTCCGTGCCCTCAAGCAGGTAGTTCTCCTGGTCCCCGACCAGGCTGGCGGGGATGTTGACCTGATCGTAGGTGTTCATATCCATGAAGACGAAAGCGTCTCCATCACGGTAGGAGAACTGCATGGTCCTGTTGTCCACCGTCTCGAATTCCATCTTCATACCGGCATTGAAGGTACGGTCGACGATCTTGCCCGAAAGAACATCCTTGATGGTCGTGCGAACGAAGGCCGGACCCTTGCCGGGCTTGACATGCTGGAACTTGATGACGGTCCAGAGCTTGCCGTCCAGGTTGATGACCGATCCGTTCTTGATGTCGTTTGAAGTCTGTGCCACCTTGATACCACCTATCTCATGAATGACTGGGGCGGGAATCCGCAAGGGCCGACGCTCGGCCCGTTCCTCCAGCTCCCAAACGGCCCTCCCATGGGGATGACCTGCTCGCGTTGAATCCTCGCCTATTATGCCACGGTGCATGAACACACGAACCTTCGGGGCAATCTCCCCTATCGGCAGTCCGCGTACGACCGGCTAAGCAAGGCAAAGGGTCCGGAACGCCGAAGCGCACCGGACCCTTCAGTTTCGGATGGGAATCAATCCCGCCCGAGTACAGCTACTAGTCGATGATCTTGGTCACTCGACCTGAACCAACGGTGTGGCCGCCTTCACGAACAGCGAAGGTCAGACCCTCCTCCATGGCGACGGGCTGAATCAGCTCGACGGTGAAGGTGGCGTGATCGCCAGGCTGGACCATCTCGACACCATCGGGCAGGGTGATGACACCCGTCACGTCGGTGGTGCGGAAGTAGAACTGAGGACGGTAGTTGGAGAAGAACGGCGAGTGGCGTCCACCCTCGTCCTTGGTCAGCACGTAGACCTCGCCCTCGAACTTGTGGTGAGGGGTCACGCTGCCGGGGGCGGCCAGAACCTGACCACGCTCGACGTCCTCGCGACCGATGCCGCGCAGGAGCAGACCGGTGTTGTCGCCAGCCTCGGCCTCATCCATCTGCTTGTGGAAGGTCTCGATGGAGGTGACGGTGGTGGACTGGGTGTCGCGGATGCCGACGATCTCCACGGTGGAGTTCACGGGCAGCTTGCCGCGCTCGACACGGCCGGTCACCACGGTGCCACGGCCGGAGATGGTGAAGACATCCTCGACGGGCATCAGGAAGGGCTTGTCCAGGTCGTGGACAGGGGTGGGGATGTAGTCGTCGACGGCATCCATCAGATCCTTGACGGTCTGAACCCACTTGTCGTGATCGGGGGCATCATCGTGCAGGGCGCCGTAGGCGGAGGTGCGGATGACGGGGCAATCACGATCGAAGCCGTTCTCGTCGAGCAGGTCGCGGACCTCTTCCTCGACCAGCTCGATCAGCTCGTCGTCCTCGACCATGTCGCACTTGTTCAGTGCAACCAGGATCTTCGGCACGCCGACCTGGCGGGCCAGCAGAACGTGCTCACGGGTCTGTGCCATGGGGCCGTCGGTGGCGGCGACCACGAGGATGGCGCCATCCATCTGGGCGGCACCGGTGATCATGTTCTTGACGAAGTCAGCGTGGCCGGGGCAGTCGACGTGGGCATAGTGACGCTTCTCGGTCTGGTACTCGATGTGCGCAATGTTGATGGTGATGCCGCGCTCCTTCTCCTCCGGAGCAGCATCGATTGCGGCGAAATCGTACTCGGGGTTCACATCAGGGAACTCCTCGTGCAGCACCTTGGAGATGGCCGCGGTCAGGGTGGTCTTACCGTGATCGACGTGGCCGATGGTGCCGATGTTAACGTGCGGCTTAGTCCGCTCGTACTTTTCCTTTGCCATTGTGTTTGTCCTCCTGGACGTTCGTAGTTTGCCTGCACGAACCACGCACAGAGCACTCGCTACATATTACTGGGTAATTGGGTTCTTTGCCAGTTATGCCCTCCGCCCAGTCAGCGCTACAAGAGTGTAGCGCTGACTGGTGACAGAAAACGCCTGACGGTGCGGTCCGCCGTGTCGGCGGACCTGACGAATCACTCGCCGCGCTGGGCCTTGATGATCTCGTCGCTGACGGCCTTGGGGACCTCAGCATAGGAGTCCATCTGCATGGTGAACATGGCGCGKCCCTGGGTCTTGGACCTGAGATCGCCGATGTACCCGAACATCTCCGACAGGGGCACCTTGGCATCGATGACCTTGACGCCGGTGGCGTCGGTCATGGACTGGATGGAGCCACGGCGGGAGTTGATGTCGCCCATGACGTCGCCCATGTACTCCTCGGGGGTACGGACCTCGACAGCCATGATGGGTTCGAGGATCACGGGCTTGGCCTTGGGAGCGGCCTCCTTGAAGCACATGGATCCGGCGATCTTGAAGGCCATCTCCGAGGAGTCGACCTCGTGGATCTGACCATCGGTCAGGGTCGCCTTGACGCCCACAACCGGGAAGCCTGCCAGAACGCCCGACTCCATGGCCTCCTGCACGCCAGCATCAACCGAGGGGATGAACTCCTTGGTGATGTGGCCGCCGGTGACCTTGTTGTCGAAGACGTAGGTTTCGCCCTCGGTGGTGTCCAGGGGCTCGAAGTTCATGAGCACCTTTGCGAACTGACCGGAACCACCGGTCTGCTTCTTGTGGGTGTACTCCTGGTTCATGACGGGCTTGCGGATGGTCTCACGGTAGGCGACCTGGGGCTTGCCCACGTTGCACTCCACATGGAACTCACGACGCATGCGGTCAACCAGGATGTCGAGCTGGAGCTCGCCCATGCCGGAAATCAGGGTCTGGCCCGACTCCTCATCGGTCTTGACCTGGAAGGTGGGATCCTCCTCGGAGAGCTTCTGGAGGGCGACGCCCATCTTCTCCTGGTCGGCCTTGGTCTTGGGCTCCACGGCCACCTCGATCACGGGATCGGGGAAGGTCATGGACTCCAGCACCACCGGCTCCTTCTCGTCGCACAGGGTGTCACCGGTGGTGACGCTCTTGAGACCGACGAAGGCGTAGATGTTGCCGGCGATGGCCTCGTCGACCGGATTCTCCTTGTTGGAGTGCATCTGGAAGAGCTTGCCGACGCGTTCCTTCTTGCCCTTGGTGGAATCCAGGATGGTGTCGCCCTGGGCGATCCTGCCGGAGTAGACCCGGACATAGATCAGCTTGCCGTAGAAGGGGTGGGTCGCAACCTTGAAGGCCAGAGCCGAGAAGGGCTCGTTCACGCTGGGCTTGCGGTCCATCTCAACAGACTCGTCGCCAACCTTGTAGCCCTTGATGGCGGGAATGTCCTCGGGGCTGGGCAGGAAGTCGACAACGGCATCCAGCATGGGCTGCACACCCTTGTCCTTGAAGGCGGAGCCGCAGAAGACCGGGAAGGCGGTCTGGTCGATCGTCATCTTACGAACGGCCTTGCGAATCTCCTCCTCGGAGATCTCTTCGCCACCCAGGTACTTCTCCAGGAGCGCCTCGTCGGACTCGGCGACGGCCTCAATGAGCTCGGTCCGGTACTGCTCGGCCTTGTCCTTGAGATCGTCGGGGATGTCGATGGTGTCGTACTTGGCACCCAGATCGGCCTCGTCCTTCCAGTAGTAGGCGACCATGCGAATCAGGTCGACCACGCCATGGAAATCGTTCTCGGCACCGATCGGGAGCTGCATGACGAGGGGCTTGACACCCAGCTTGTCCTTGATGGTGTCGACCGAGTAGTAGAAGTCGGCACCCAGCTTG includes the following:
- the tuf gene encoding elongation factor Tu; the protein is MAKEKYERTKPHVNIGTIGHVDHGKTTLTAAISKVLHEEFPDVNPEYDFAAIDAAPEEKERGITINIAHIEYQTEKRHYAHVDCPGHADFVKNMITGAAQMDGAILVVAATDGPMAQTREHVLLARQVGVPKILVALNKCDMVEDDELIELVEEEVRDLLDENGFDRDCPVIRTSAYGALHDDAPDHDKWVQTVKDLMDAVDDYIPTPVHDLDKPFLMPVEDVFTISGRGTVVTGRVERGKLPVNSTVEIVGIRDTQSTTVTSIETFHKQMDEAEAGDNTGLLLRGIGREDVERGQVLAAPGSVTPHHKFEGEVYVLTKDEGGRHSPFFSNYRPQFYFRTTDVTGVITLPDGVEMVQPGDHATFTVELIQPVAMEEGLTFAVREGGHTVGSGRVTKIID
- the efp gene encoding elongation factor P, giving the protein MAQTSNDIKNGSVINLDGKLWTVIKFQHVKPGKGPAFVRTTIKDVLSGKIVDRTFNAGMKMEFETVDNRTMQFSYRDGDAFVFMDMNTYDQVNIPASLVGDQENYLLEGTDCIISFHDGNPLSVELPASVVLTVTETEPGVQGNRSNAGTKPATVETGAEIQVPLFVGQGEKVKVDTRDGSYLGREN
- the fusA gene encoding elongation factor G, which codes for MAQDVLTDLTKVRNIGIMAHIDAGKTTTTERILYYTGVNYKIGETHDGASTMDWMDQEKERGITITSAAITAFWNRQSHDTKDTFQINIIDTPGHVDFTAEVERSLRVLDGAVAVFDGKEGVEPQSETVWRQADKYGVPRICFINKMDKLGADFYYSVDTIKDKLGVKPLVMQLPIGAENDFHGVVDLIRMVAYYWKDEADLGAKYDTIDIPDDLKDKAEQYRTELIEAVAESDEALLEKYLGGEEISEEEIRKAVRKMTIDQTAFPVFCGSAFKDKGVQPMLDAVVDFLPSPEDIPAIKGYKVGDESVEMDRKPSVNEPFSALAFKVATHPFYGKLIYVRVYSGRIAQGDTILDSTKGKKERVGKLFQMHSNKENPVDEAIAGNIYAFVGLKSVTTGDTLCDEKEPVVLESMTFPDPVIEVAVEPKTKADQEKMGVALQKLSEEDPTFQVKTDEESGQTLISGMGELQLDILVDRMRREFHVECNVGKPQVAYRETIRKPVMNQEYTHKKQTGGSGQFAKVLMNFEPLDTTEGETYVFDNKVTGGHITKEFIPSVDAGVQEAMESGVLAGFPVVGVKATLTDGQIHEVDSSEMAFKIAGSMCFKEAAPKAKPVILEPIMAVEVRTPEEYMGDVMGDINSRRGSIQSMTDATGVKVIDAKVPLSEMFGYIGDLRSKTQGRAMFTMQMDSYAEVPKAVSDEIIKAQRGE